One Maribacter cobaltidurans genomic window carries:
- a CDS encoding DUF6909 family protein: protein MGKTVTTTRAQESTNAIERMYITMRHLFNRGFYKPTGVSGEALKNSLLLIRPEIYGSLGEEKAELNGLLYVLERLPEGIEQCRFINLTSDEGYGISHISPIIPPKRRRNCYRIDDEQMNIEITRGRSDIYDILTHLTFLFIESEKICKKILIPESNKTIRDWTKLEKSLEKEELDQSEREIALIHTANILGRSFEEVLSVYDKLSTSSNPERFLRIVYWLGKLALEEELTGDKRSITFSTLLRERLGHHIHGERWANDIKKVLDENNLLQRPIHIISANMHSVMNSFFATEALSEELPESNRLEIFEALSAVGNETIRLKVKEVAEANGMISLEDTSGTNIDVQIFDTAKFSEKACYYKFSEGADEEKPVIFVMDYAFGEQAYETIDEFLKPFERDKNEVFLNVLSVSIMGKAGILEGGKGDLMIPSAHIFEGTADNYPFKNELCAKDFENHGLQVFEGAMVTVLGTSLQNRDILKFFHESTWNVIGLEMEGVHYQKAIQSASKIRKSIREDVKVRYAYYASDNPLETGSTLASGGLGTTGVKPTYLITDRILKQIVNS from the coding sequence ATGGGCAAAACAGTCACAACAACTAGGGCACAAGAGTCTACCAATGCCATTGAACGCATGTATATTACCATGCGACACTTATTTAATAGGGGTTTTTACAAACCTACGGGAGTCTCCGGTGAGGCATTGAAAAACTCCCTACTCCTCATAAGACCAGAGATTTATGGCTCTTTAGGAGAAGAGAAGGCGGAGCTGAACGGTCTTCTATACGTATTGGAAAGGCTACCCGAGGGAATTGAGCAATGTAGGTTCATCAATCTAACTTCTGATGAAGGCTACGGAATTTCACATATAAGCCCTATTATTCCGCCAAAAAGAAGGCGTAATTGCTATCGTATCGATGATGAGCAGATGAACATTGAGATTACCAGGGGTAGATCTGATATATATGATATATTGACCCACTTGACTTTTTTGTTCATTGAATCCGAGAAAATATGCAAGAAAATCTTGATTCCAGAATCCAACAAAACCATAAGGGATTGGACCAAACTTGAAAAGTCCTTGGAAAAGGAGGAGTTGGACCAATCTGAAAGGGAAATAGCCTTGATTCATACGGCAAATATATTGGGAAGGTCCTTTGAGGAGGTTTTAAGTGTATACGACAAATTAAGTACATCAAGCAATCCGGAACGCTTTTTAAGAATTGTGTATTGGTTGGGAAAACTGGCATTGGAAGAAGAGTTGACAGGAGATAAAAGATCGATCACCTTTAGCACCTTATTAAGAGAGCGATTGGGACATCATATACATGGTGAGCGCTGGGCAAATGACATTAAAAAGGTGCTGGATGAGAATAATCTGTTACAAAGACCCATTCATATCATTTCTGCGAATATGCATAGTGTCATGAACTCTTTTTTTGCCACTGAGGCGCTTAGCGAAGAACTCCCTGAATCTAATCGATTGGAAATATTCGAGGCTTTAAGTGCCGTGGGCAATGAAACCATACGATTAAAAGTCAAAGAAGTAGCGGAAGCAAATGGTATGATTTCCCTTGAGGATACCTCAGGGACAAACATTGATGTGCAGATTTTTGATACGGCCAAATTTAGTGAAAAGGCATGTTATTATAAGTTTTCCGAAGGAGCAGATGAGGAAAAACCAGTTATATTTGTAATGGACTATGCTTTTGGGGAACAGGCCTATGAGACAATTGACGAGTTTTTGAAACCCTTTGAAAGAGATAAAAATGAAGTGTTTCTGAATGTGCTATCCGTATCGATAATGGGAAAAGCGGGAATACTGGAAGGAGGAAAGGGCGACTTGATGATTCCTTCCGCACATATTTTTGAAGGTACGGCGGACAATTATCCCTTTAAAAACGAACTATGTGCCAAAGATTTTGAAAATCATGGTTTACAGGTATTTGAGGGTGCTATGGTAACCGTATTGGGAACTTCCCTTCAAAATAGGGATATATTAAAGTTTTTTCATGAATCTACATGGAACGTAATAGGCTTGGAAATGGAAGGGGTACATTATCAAAAGGCGATACAATCTGCCTCCAAGATACGGAAAAGTATACGTGAGGATGTTAAAGTGAGATATGCATATTATGCTTCGGACAATCCACTGGAAACCGGAAGTACCTTGGCTTCGGGCGGTTTGGGAACAACGGGAGTAAAACCCACATATTTGATAACGGATAGAATATTAAAACAAATAGTTAATTCATAG
- a CDS encoding GH3 auxin-responsive promoter family protein encodes MSLKAFAAKIFAKRIVAKTRKWVNNPHGTQQKVFNELIEKGGETKFGKDHNFKKIQTHQDFIENVPVRDYEELKSYVNQVVDGARDILWPGKPLYFAKTSGTTSGAKYIPITKESIKNQVEASRNAILTYINETGRADFVDGKMIFLQGSPELTEKNGIQLGRLSGISAHYVPNYLQKNRLPSWETNCIEDWETKVNTIVEETKDENMTVIAGIPSWVQMYFEKLKEKTNRNIGDLFPNFELFIYGGVNYEPYRKKFEELIGSKVPSIELFPASEGFFAYQDSQVKKGMLLLLDSGIFYEFIRVDEFHQEIRKRLTIEQVEINVDYVMIISTDAGLWAYNLGDTIRFVSLKPYKVVVSGRVKHFISAFGEHVIAKEVEEAMLEATKETDAKINEFTVAPQITPENEELPYHEWFIEFEREPSDIQKFNSILDKALQNQNSYYFDLIDGKVLQPLKIAKIKKGGFRDYMKSIGKLGGQNKVQRLANDRSVADRLNEFRST; translated from the coding sequence ATGTCCTTAAAAGCATTTGCAGCAAAGATTTTCGCCAAACGAATTGTGGCCAAAACCAGAAAGTGGGTCAATAATCCCCATGGAACGCAGCAAAAGGTTTTCAATGAGCTGATCGAAAAAGGAGGGGAAACCAAATTTGGCAAGGACCATAACTTTAAAAAAATTCAAACACATCAAGATTTCATCGAAAATGTACCGGTAAGGGACTATGAGGAACTTAAATCTTATGTAAACCAAGTAGTCGATGGTGCTAGGGATATACTCTGGCCAGGAAAACCGCTTTATTTTGCCAAGACATCGGGAACAACTTCAGGAGCCAAGTATATTCCCATCACAAAGGAATCCATAAAGAATCAGGTTGAGGCTTCCAGGAATGCCATTCTCACTTATATCAACGAAACAGGAAGAGCTGACTTTGTGGACGGGAAGATGATTTTTTTACAGGGCAGTCCAGAACTCACCGAAAAGAATGGAATACAATTGGGAAGGCTCTCAGGCATTTCCGCGCATTATGTTCCCAATTATCTTCAAAAAAATAGACTGCCCAGTTGGGAGACCAATTGTATTGAAGATTGGGAGACCAAGGTGAATACCATTGTAGAGGAGACCAAAGATGAGAACATGACGGTCATCGCAGGAATCCCTTCATGGGTCCAAATGTATTTTGAGAAACTCAAAGAAAAAACCAATCGGAATATTGGAGACTTGTTCCCTAATTTTGAACTTTTTATCTATGGTGGTGTCAATTACGAGCCCTATAGAAAAAAGTTTGAGGAACTCATAGGAAGTAAAGTGCCAAGCATTGAACTTTTTCCCGCCAGTGAAGGTTTTTTTGCCTATCAAGATTCACAGGTTAAGAAGGGAATGTTATTGCTATTGGATTCCGGTATTTTCTATGAATTTATAAGGGTGGATGAATTTCATCAAGAAATTAGAAAAAGGTTGACCATAGAACAGGTTGAAATCAATGTGGACTATGTAATGATTATCTCTACAGATGCAGGGCTTTGGGCCTATAATCTTGGAGATACCATTCGGTTTGTTTCTTTAAAACCGTACAAGGTTGTAGTTTCTGGGAGGGTGAAGCATTTTATATCGGCCTTTGGGGAACATGTTATTGCCAAGGAAGTTGAAGAGGCTATGTTGGAAGCTACCAAGGAAACCGATGCAAAAATCAACGAGTTTACCGTAGCACCACAAATAACTCCGGAAAATGAAGAACTGCCCTACCACGAATGGTTTATTGAATTTGAAAGGGAACCATCGGATATACAAAAGTTCAATAGTATCTTAGATAAGGCCTTGCAGAATCAGAATAGCTACTATTTCGATTTGATAGACGGGAAGGTCCTGCAACCATTGAAAATAGCCAAAATAAAAAAAGGAGGTTTTAGGGATTATATGAAGTCTATAGGCAAATTGGGTGGTCAAAATAAAGTCCAAAGGCTGGCAAATGATCGAAGTGTAGCGGATAGATTGAATGAATTTAGATCAACATAA
- a CDS encoding M23 family metallopeptidase, translated as MAKKVKRRKQIKRKLLHKYRLVILNESTFEEKISFKLSRLNVFVTGSLFMIGLIGLTILLIAFTPLREYIPGYSSTKLKRQATELTYKTDSLVRTLNYTNRYLDNIRMVLKGDIENNEINRDSLFEQFKIDPSTVDLTPTREDSLLRAEVALEDKYNLFERDPNRKNLVLFPPVSGTVSMNYDLERKHFAVDIVAPKDTPVKAVANGTVIFSEWTADTGYVIILEHQDGLLSVYKHNGSLAKFQGDVVRGGEVIASVGNTGEFTTGPHLHFELWDEGNPVDPQNFIDFN; from the coding sequence ATGGCCAAAAAAGTAAAAAGACGAAAGCAAATAAAGCGGAAGTTACTCCACAAGTATCGCTTGGTAATACTGAACGAAAGTACTTTTGAGGAAAAAATTTCCTTCAAGCTTAGCCGGTTGAACGTTTTTGTAACAGGATCCTTATTCATGATCGGACTAATAGGGCTAACCATTCTTCTCATTGCATTTACCCCGTTACGGGAATATATCCCAGGATATTCGTCCACAAAATTAAAAAGACAGGCTACTGAACTTACCTATAAAACGGATTCCTTGGTAAGAACCCTTAATTATACCAATAGGTATTTAGATAATATTCGCATGGTTTTAAAAGGAGATATTGAAAACAATGAGATTAACAGGGACTCACTTTTTGAACAGTTTAAAATAGACCCTTCCACAGTGGATTTAACACCAACGCGGGAAGATTCACTTTTAAGGGCGGAGGTAGCCTTAGAGGACAAGTATAATTTGTTCGAAAGGGACCCCAATAGAAAAAATTTAGTGCTTTTTCCTCCTGTATCGGGAACAGTTTCCATGAATTATGATTTGGAACGCAAGCATTTTGCCGTTGACATTGTAGCCCCCAAGGACACACCTGTAAAGGCAGTGGCAAACGGAACTGTTATATTTTCGGAATGGACCGCAGATACAGGGTATGTTATTATCTTGGAGCACCAAGATGGTCTATTGAGCGTGTATAAGCACAATGGGTCTTTGGCCAAGTTCCAAGGAGATGTTGTTAGAGGGGGCGAAGTTATAGCTTCAGTAGGAAATACAGGCGAATTTACTACGGGACCTCATTTGCATTTTGAACTTTGGGACGAGGGTAACCCCGTAGACCCTCAGAATTTTATTGATTTCAATTAG
- the tatA gene encoding twin-arginine translocase TatA/TatE family subunit, with translation MTIANIFLAIGPWQIAIVVLVVLLLFGGKKIPELMRGLGSGIKEFKDASKEDEPTEDKKQE, from the coding sequence ATGACAATAGCGAATATTTTTTTGGCCATAGGGCCATGGCAGATAGCAATAGTGGTTCTGGTGGTCCTTTTGCTTTTCGGAGGCAAAAAAATTCCTGAGCTTATGCGCGGCCTAGGTAGCGGGATTAAAGAGTTTAAGGATGCTTCCAAAGAGGACGAGCCCACAGAAGACAAAAAGCAGGAATAA
- a CDS encoding OmpA family protein produces MKHIFSLCIFLLSLSLSAQDFQTDLASGNTVSSKNTSDSSHYGVDRSNDEDFLKAARANDIPQRTLTDFDGFSNGYYVIAGVFSNPNKLDKQIKKLKKKGFNAGYIKNPENKLYYLYLNHYGSWQTAIADCKSDFGGEYDDDVWILNMVRDNSFDNSMIASEKGLLANRILDQKRETAGETNSFSNTEILATPLEPEDVTYDMIQQQVANSDLLIDEGTQLNPGSKAIETNPNKSMLIKRADEYFDKMWYAEAAKLYEMALDKNKDNYSYEVLQKIADAHYFNTNMEQAYKWYNTMFETYGDEMSADNIFRYAHSLKGTGKYARSKRLMRLYNKKYEAQLGNSNISNEQRELMLDRLLNTKDRFDIKNLNINSEYSEFSPTFLEDDKVVYASAKDSSIFRTRRYKWDNQPYLDLYTAKLNEETQELRNAVKFSKKINTKYHEAAVTFTPDNNTMFFTRNNYGKKLKRDNNGINHLKIYKSTKVDGEWTEATEVPFNSDSYSTGHPVLSPDGKKMYFVSDMPGSIGETDIFVVDLMDDGSFSEPRNLGPGINTAKREMFPFVNQEKLYFSSDGYVGMGGLDVYEAPFDEEGGFMEVKNVGKPINSNKDDFSFIVNEEKQIGYFASNRDGGKGFDDIYSFKILKIEEVPAVQNAIAGIVTELITGDVMPRALITLLDENNIKLKEVEAEEDGSFIFEDLDADTKYVLKTTQDSYFDDIQEVTTANNDTISVDIQMKKLKEMIAVEDGIRKLKTEMIHFDFDKFYIRTDAAKELDKLVSVMNEYPQMVIKIESHTDSRGSNVYNKYLSDKRAKSTRDYIISRGIAPERIQSAIGYGEERLLNECDGSIQCTEPKHYLNRRSEFIIVDM; encoded by the coding sequence ATGAAACATATTTTTTCCCTTTGTATTTTTCTCTTGTCCCTATCCCTGAGCGCACAGGATTTTCAAACAGATTTGGCATCTGGTAATACCGTATCCTCTAAAAATACATCGGATTCCTCACACTACGGAGTAGATAGGTCAAATGATGAAGATTTTCTTAAAGCCGCAAGAGCAAACGATATACCACAACGGACCCTTACGGATTTTGATGGATTTTCAAATGGATACTATGTCATAGCCGGTGTTTTTAGTAACCCCAATAAACTTGATAAGCAAATAAAGAAACTTAAGAAAAAGGGGTTTAATGCGGGTTACATCAAAAACCCCGAAAACAAGCTTTACTACCTCTACCTAAACCATTATGGCTCATGGCAAACGGCCATTGCCGACTGCAAGAGTGACTTTGGGGGGGAATATGATGATGATGTCTGGATACTTAACATGGTAAGGGACAATTCTTTTGACAATAGTATGATTGCCAGTGAAAAGGGTTTGTTGGCAAATAGGATATTGGACCAAAAAAGAGAAACGGCCGGTGAGACCAATTCTTTCTCCAATACAGAAATATTGGCAACACCCCTTGAGCCTGAAGATGTAACCTATGATATGATTCAGCAACAGGTAGCAAACTCAGACTTACTTATTGATGAAGGTACACAGCTTAATCCTGGTTCAAAAGCCATTGAAACCAATCCAAACAAGAGTATGTTGATAAAAAGGGCCGATGAGTATTTTGATAAAATGTGGTATGCAGAAGCCGCCAAACTTTATGAGATGGCCTTGGATAAAAATAAGGACAACTATTCCTATGAGGTTCTTCAAAAAATAGCGGATGCCCATTATTTTAATACAAACATGGAACAGGCCTATAAATGGTACAATACCATGTTTGAAACTTATGGGGACGAGATGTCAGCGGACAATATTTTTAGATATGCACATTCTTTAAAAGGCACTGGAAAATATGCCAGATCCAAACGGTTGATGCGCCTTTACAACAAAAAATATGAGGCTCAACTTGGAAATTCCAATATTTCGAACGAACAAAGAGAGTTGATGTTAGACCGTCTTTTAAACACAAAGGACAGGTTTGATATTAAAAATCTTAATATTAATTCAGAATACAGCGAATTCTCCCCCACGTTCCTAGAGGATGATAAGGTAGTGTACGCTTCAGCTAAAGACTCATCCATATTTAGGACCAGGCGGTATAAATGGGACAATCAACCCTATTTGGATCTTTATACCGCAAAATTGAACGAAGAGACCCAAGAACTAAGGAATGCTGTAAAATTTAGCAAGAAAATCAATACCAAATATCACGAGGCGGCGGTCACTTTTACTCCAGACAACAATACTATGTTTTTCACGAGAAACAATTATGGAAAAAAGCTTAAGAGAGACAACAACGGAATTAATCACCTTAAAATTTACAAGTCAACTAAAGTGGATGGTGAGTGGACAGAAGCTACCGAGGTGCCCTTTAACAGCGATTCTTATTCTACAGGCCATCCTGTATTAAGTCCGGACGGCAAAAAAATGTATTTTGTGTCAGACATGCCAGGTAGTATTGGTGAAACTGACATATTCGTAGTGGACCTAATGGATGATGGGTCTTTCTCGGAGCCTAGAAACTTAGGGCCCGGGATTAATACGGCAAAAAGGGAAATGTTCCCCTTCGTTAACCAGGAAAAACTATACTTTTCTTCAGATGGTTATGTAGGAATGGGCGGTCTGGATGTCTATGAGGCTCCTTTTGATGAAGAGGGAGGCTTTATGGAAGTTAAAAACGTGGGCAAGCCCATCAATAGCAACAAGGATGATTTCTCCTTTATTGTCAACGAAGAAAAACAAATAGGCTATTTTGCATCCAATAGGGACGGAGGCAAAGGATTTGATGATATTTACTCCTTTAAAATTTTAAAAATAGAAGAAGTTCCTGCTGTACAAAACGCCATTGCCGGAATAGTTACGGAGCTCATTACTGGAGATGTTATGCCAAGGGCACTTATCACATTGTTGGACGAGAACAACATTAAATTAAAAGAGGTAGAAGCCGAAGAGGACGGAAGTTTCATCTTTGAGGATTTAGACGCCGATACCAAATATGTGCTTAAAACCACCCAAGATTCTTATTTTGACGATATACAGGAAGTCACAACAGCTAATAACGATACCATAAGCGTGGATATTCAGATGAAAAAGCTGAAAGAAATGATTGCCGTAGAAGATGGAATCAGAAAGCTCAAAACGGAAATGATACATTTTGACTTCGACAAATTCTACATTCGTACCGATGCAGCGAAAGAACTTGACAAACTTGTAAGCGTTATGAACGAATACCCTCAAATGGTCATTAAGATTGAATCCCATACAGATTCCAGAGGTAGTAATGTATACAATAAATACCTATCCGACAAAAGGGCAAAGTCAACCCGTGATTATATTATATCACGAGGAATTGCCCCTGAAAGAATACAAAGTGCCATCGGATATGGGGAGGAAAGGCTATTGAACGAATGTGACGGCAGTATCCAATGTACAGAACCAAAACATTACTTAAATAGGCGATCGGAATTCATCATCGTTGATATGTAA
- a CDS encoding DUF6747 family protein, translating into MGNLLLIKEIYIEAFKNWKSFILENYFKIFSWACFALIVLAAYALIFRISTGFSFSNL; encoded by the coding sequence ATGGGGAATCTTTTACTTATCAAGGAAATTTATATCGAAGCCTTTAAAAATTGGAAAAGCTTTATTTTAGAGAACTATTTCAAAATCTTTTCTTGGGCATGCTTTGCCCTAATTGTCCTAGCCGCCTATGCACTGATTTTTAGAATATCTACCGGCTTTTCATTTAGCAATCTTTAA
- a CDS encoding DUF4837 family protein, which produces MKKIGTLFLLTTLILTSCKEGKEQDYLPESIGAYNTLTVVINNDLWKSDVGDNIRSHFAAPALGLSWDEAQFSITQIPHEVFSGSVRNTRAVLYVMEDTLDIAHLKRNMYAKPQLIGVIKGRNHEEIIENLNKKAPEFIADFKALEIQEAQNKFVKSLSKEKALQEKLGITLNVPSVYKVGREEDNFVWMDRQIQKGNMNIIAYSVPWDTFQNDSTFVQDIVSMRDSIGNLFIPGEDIPGKNNHMITEKAFSPYVFPAEVAGRKAAEVRGRWEMSDYPMAGPFLTYIINDKPNNRKLVLEGFTFAPATEKRDYMFELEAILKTVKFNENQ; this is translated from the coding sequence ATGAAAAAAATTGGAACACTATTTTTATTGACCACATTAATTCTTACTTCCTGTAAGGAAGGCAAGGAACAGGATTATTTACCAGAATCCATTGGTGCCTACAATACGCTTACCGTTGTGATTAACAATGATCTTTGGAAAAGCGATGTTGGAGATAATATTAGGAGTCATTTTGCTGCCCCGGCATTGGGCCTTTCCTGGGATGAGGCACAGTTCAGCATAACACAAATACCGCATGAGGTGTTTTCTGGATCAGTAAGGAACACCAGGGCGGTTTTGTACGTTATGGAAGATACCTTGGATATAGCGCATTTGAAGCGTAATATGTACGCAAAACCACAGTTGATAGGAGTTATAAAGGGCCGTAATCACGAGGAAATCATTGAAAATCTAAACAAAAAGGCCCCGGAATTTATCGCTGATTTCAAGGCTTTGGAGATTCAGGAAGCACAAAATAAGTTTGTAAAGTCCCTTAGCAAGGAAAAGGCCTTGCAAGAAAAGTTAGGAATAACCCTTAACGTGCCCTCTGTATATAAAGTTGGAAGGGAAGAAGATAATTTTGTTTGGATGGACAGGCAAATTCAAAAGGGGAACATGAATATTATCGCCTATAGTGTTCCATGGGACACCTTTCAGAACGATTCTACCTTTGTTCAGGACATTGTAAGTATGAGGGATTCTATTGGAAATCTTTTTATACCAGGTGAGGATATACCCGGAAAAAACAACCATATGATTACCGAAAAGGCTTTTTCACCTTATGTTTTTCCTGCAGAAGTGGCCGGAAGAAAAGCCGCCGAAGTCAGGGGAAGATGGGAAATGTCCGATTACCCCATGGCAGGTCCTTTTTTGACATATATCATCAACGATAAGCCAAATAACAGAAAATTGGTTTTGGAAGGATTTACCTTTGCTCCCGCAACCGAAAAACGAGACTATATGTTTGAACTCGAAGCCATATTAAAGACGGTAAAGTTTAATGAAAATCAGTAA
- a CDS encoding LysM peptidoglycan-binding domain-containing protein gives MNQLNIRNFFLVGLFLLPVAIMAQQKDTTAIVHKEITSLREVENDSATLQAENVIDLSAVDSIPDNDFILVKSNETRKYDLADNAQAARYDSLWMKELIANAPLFDAIYEDVTTLEPDSTYVLDLNTDTLKLRLEKLNQKTPFNVAYNPSLENVIKSFLTRRRGLMQRMLTASQFYFPLFEQQMDNHNIPLEMKYLSIVESALNPKARSRVGATGLWQFMYGTGKMYKLDVTSYVDERSDPIKSTEAACKYLSKLYDIFGDWDLALAAYNSGPGNVNKAIRRSGGYKNYWNIRRNLPRETAGYVPAFLATMYIFEYAEEHGLQGQKVDRAYFETDTVHVKSLITFDQISELVGIGKEELKILNPSYKLNAIPYVEGKNYTLRLPVSHIGKFVANEEAIYAHVEKELNSKESPLPQLIKQAEEERIRYKVRSGDYLGKIAERYGVGVSQIKRWNGLRSNDLRVGQRLTIFPRKQPVASVRPKETPSKSTISSNTKVHEVRSGDSLWTISRKYPGVSIENLRKWNGISGNNLKPGTKLKLCDCSS, from the coding sequence ATGAACCAATTGAACATCCGAAATTTTTTTCTTGTCGGTCTTTTTTTGTTGCCCGTGGCTATAATGGCGCAACAAAAAGACACCACAGCTATTGTCCATAAGGAAATAACTTCGCTAAGAGAGGTGGAAAACGACTCTGCTACCTTACAGGCAGAAAATGTAATTGATTTGTCTGCGGTAGACTCCATCCCAGACAATGATTTCATACTTGTAAAGTCCAATGAGACCAGAAAGTACGACCTAGCAGATAATGCCCAGGCAGCGAGGTATGATAGTCTTTGGATGAAGGAGCTAATTGCGAATGCCCCTCTTTTTGATGCTATCTATGAAGATGTAACGACTCTCGAGCCTGATTCCACGTATGTATTGGATTTGAATACGGATACTCTGAAGCTTAGGCTGGAAAAACTAAATCAAAAAACTCCGTTTAACGTTGCTTATAATCCTTCCCTTGAAAATGTAATAAAATCATTTTTAACTCGTAGAAGAGGATTAATGCAGCGAATGTTAACCGCCAGTCAATTTTATTTTCCACTTTTTGAACAACAGATGGACAACCATAATATTCCATTGGAGATGAAATATTTGTCCATTGTTGAATCCGCCTTAAATCCAAAGGCTAGGTCTAGGGTTGGTGCCACCGGCTTGTGGCAGTTCATGTATGGCACAGGAAAAATGTATAAGCTGGATGTCACCAGTTATGTGGACGAACGTAGCGACCCTATAAAATCCACAGAGGCTGCATGTAAATACCTGTCCAAGCTTTATGACATTTTTGGGGATTGGGATTTGGCGCTAGCGGCATATAATTCGGGCCCTGGAAATGTAAACAAAGCAATAAGAAGATCAGGAGGCTATAAAAACTATTGGAATATTAGAAGAAACTTGCCCAGGGAGACCGCAGGTTATGTACCGGCATTTTTGGCCACCATGTATATTTTCGAGTATGCCGAAGAACACGGTTTACAAGGACAAAAAGTGGATAGGGCTTATTTTGAGACGGATACGGTACACGTAAAAAGTCTTATTACGTTTGATCAGATTTCGGAATTGGTAGGTATAGGAAAGGAAGAACTTAAAATATTGAACCCTTCTTATAAATTGAACGCCATTCCCTATGTGGAGGGCAAAAATTATACACTGAGACTACCGGTAAGTCATATAGGCAAGTTCGTGGCCAATGAGGAAGCTATTTATGCCCATGTAGAAAAAGAGCTCAATAGTAAGGAAAGTCCTTTACCCCAGTTGATAAAACAGGCCGAAGAGGAACGTATCCGCTATAAAGTGCGAAGTGGAGATTATCTAGGTAAAATTGCCGAACGCTATGGGGTTGGGGTAAGCCAAATAAAGAGATGGAATGGTTTAAGAAGTAATGACCTAAGAGTGGGTCAGCGTTTGACTATATTTCCTAGAAAACAACCCGTAGCATCTGTCAGACCCAAGGAAACCCCATCAAAATCAACCATTTCCAGCAACACAAAGGTCCATGAAGTACGAAGTGGTGATTCACTTTGGACGATTTCTAGAAAATATCCTGGAGTTAGTATCGAAAATTTACGAAAATGGAACGGTATTAGTGGTAATAATCTAAAACCGGGCACAAAATTAAAGTTGTGCGATTGTTCATCGTAA
- a CDS encoding phosphoglycerate kinase, translating into MKVIDNYNFENKKALIRVDFNVPLNEKFEVTDANRIEAAKPTIIKVLEDGGSAVLMSHLGRPKGERNPDLSLKHICAKVSDVIGVAVKFVDDCIGEKAEKAVADLKSGEVLLLENLRYYNEEEKGDEAFAEKLSKLGDIYVNDAFGTAHRAHASTTIVAKFFPDAKCFGYLLAKEIEAIEKVMRTGEKPVLAILGGAKVSSKITIIENILDKVDDLIIGGGMTYTFIKAKGGSVGDSICEDDKMDLALDILKQAKEKGVNVHIPVDVLAADDFSPNANTKILDVDKIPSGWQGLDAGPQTLENFKKVILGAKTILWNGPIGVFEMEKFAKGTIALGNYIDEATQNGAFSLVGGGDSVAAVKQFGFEDKVSYVSTGGGAMLESLEGKTLPGIAAINE; encoded by the coding sequence ATGAAAGTAATAGACAACTACAATTTTGAAAATAAAAAAGCTTTGATCAGGGTCGATTTCAATGTGCCCTTGAATGAGAAATTTGAAGTGACCGATGCGAACAGGATCGAGGCGGCCAAACCAACCATCATCAAAGTTTTGGAAGATGGCGGTAGTGCGGTGCTCATGAGTCATTTGGGTAGACCAAAAGGGGAAAGGAACCCGGATTTGTCGCTGAAGCATATCTGCGCCAAGGTTTCAGATGTAATTGGTGTTGCCGTTAAATTTGTGGATGATTGTATAGGCGAAAAAGCAGAAAAGGCTGTGGCCGATTTAAAGAGCGGAGAGGTCCTTTTGTTGGAGAACTTAAGATATTATAATGAAGAAGAAAAGGGAGACGAGGCTTTTGCTGAAAAATTATCGAAACTTGGAGATATTTATGTGAACGACGCTTTTGGAACGGCCCACAGGGCACATGCTTCCACGACCATTGTGGCCAAGTTCTTTCCTGATGCCAAATGCTTTGGATATTTATTGGCCAAAGAAATAGAGGCTATTGAAAAGGTTATGCGAACAGGGGAAAAACCAGTTTTGGCAATATTGGGCGGCGCCAAGGTTTCGTCTAAAATTACCATCATTGAAAATATCCTGGACAAAGTGGACGATTTGATTATTGGTGGAGGAATGACTTATACTTTCATCAAGGCAAAGGGCGGTAGCGTAGGCGATTCCATATGCGAAGATGATAAAATGGACTTGGCACTTGACATCTTGAAACAGGCAAAGGAAAAAGGAGTAAATGTTCATATTCCCGTGGATGTTCTAGCGGCCGATGATTTTAGTCCCAATGCCAATACCAAGATTTTGGATGTGGATAAAATACCAAGTGGTTGGCAAGGTTTGGATGCTGGACCTCAAACCTTAGAGAATTTCAAAAAAGTAATCTTAGGAGCTAAAACAATCCTTTGGAATGGTCCTATTGGTGTATTTGAAATGGAAAAATTCGCCAAAGGAACGATAGCCTTGGGCAATTATATTGACGAGGCTACTCAAAATGGTGCCTTTTCACTTGTTGGAGGAGGGGATTCGGTAGCTGCGGTCAAGCAATTTGGTTTTGAGGATAAGGTTAGTTATGTCTCCACTGGAGGTGGGGCCATGTTAGAGAGTCTTGAAGGAAAAACTTTACCCGGAATTGCCGCAATAAACGAATAG